A genome region from Blautia coccoides includes the following:
- the tnpA gene encoding IS66 family insertion sequence element accessory protein TnpA, with protein sequence MTTTRKARVPMAEQIRLINECRQSGMTDADWCRENDIAVSTFYNWVSRCRKAAADQIPAPNYGHCGIAHSKQDVVPIDIVSDHLPEQHIASQMHQTNLDNSHTIEVSMNNVTIRISNDADPALLTRTLRLIRETSC encoded by the coding sequence ATGACAACTACTCGCAAAGCCCGTGTTCCGATGGCGGAACAGATCCGGCTTATCAATGAATGCCGCCAAAGCGGCATGACAGATGCTGACTGGTGTCGTGAAAACGATATCGCAGTAAGCACTTTTTATAACTGGGTCAGCCGCTGCAGAAAAGCAGCAGCGGATCAGATCCCGGCACCGAATTATGGTCATTGTGGGATCGCGCATTCAAAACAGGATGTGGTTCCCATTGACATTGTTTCGGATCACCTTCCAGAACAGCATATAGCATCGCAGATGCACCAAACGAACCTTGACAATTCACATACGATTGAAGTGTCCATGAATAATGTAACAATCCGCATCAGCAATGATGCCGATCCTGCCCTGCTCACCAGGACACTCCGCCTGATCCGGGAGACCTCATGTTAG
- the istB gene encoding IS21-like element helper ATPase IstB has translation MTNQSTIDKLIEMRLTAMADAFRSQLDDPKFKEISFEDQFGMLIDIEYSSRKSNRLRRLIKNAGFDQPEANIMDINYTSGRKLNKEMIHRLATCEYISEHRNLFITGATGCGKTYMACAFGMEACKQYYNTRYIRLPDLLIDLEIARTDGNYKKVMAKYANPVVLILDEWLLLKPTDTEQRDIFELLHRRRKKSSTIFCSQYGFEEWYDQLGGDASPLADAIIDRIAHDSYRINITSIDTAHDISMREVYGLDKTLRE, from the coding sequence ATGACTAATCAGAGTACAATAGATAAACTAATTGAAATGCGCCTGACTGCAATGGCAGACGCATTCCGCAGCCAGCTGGATGATCCAAAATTTAAGGAGATTTCTTTCGAGGATCAATTCGGAATGCTGATAGATATCGAATACAGCAGCCGCAAAAGCAATCGTCTCAGAAGATTGATTAAGAATGCCGGATTCGATCAGCCGGAAGCAAATATTATGGATATCAACTACACTTCCGGGCGCAAGCTGAACAAGGAAATGATTCACAGACTTGCCACTTGCGAATATATATCTGAACACCGGAATCTATTTATTACCGGAGCTACAGGCTGTGGTAAAACCTACATGGCCTGTGCCTTTGGCATGGAGGCCTGTAAGCAGTATTATAACACCAGATATATCCGCCTTCCGGATCTGCTCATAGATCTGGAAATAGCACGGACGGATGGTAATTATAAAAAAGTCATGGCAAAATATGCTAACCCCGTCGTTCTGATTCTGGACGAATGGCTTTTACTCAAGCCAACAGATACAGAACAAAGGGATATCTTCGAATTGCTCCATCGGAGGCGTAAGAAATCATCCACGATTTTCTGTTCTCAGTATGGCTTCGAAGAATGGTATGACCAGCTTGGTGGCGATGCAAGTCCACTTGCTGATGCAATCATTGATCGCATTGCTCATGACAGCTACCGAATCAACATCACAAGCATCGATACAGCTCATGACATCTCCATGCGAGAGGTATATGGACTGGACAAAACATTACGCGAGTAA
- a CDS encoding helix-turn-helix domain-containing protein, translated as MLLHLMQKQQFRSLSWRVVKKMPDAVDNSIEYNPKSVQLYNSIREYAAAGYSKREIAKILHCGRNTVTKYLNGDYESLCKRDYMNILVR; from the coding sequence ATGCTGCTTCATCTTATGCAGAAGCAGCAGTTTCGGAGTCTCTCGTGGAGAGTGGTAAAAAAAATGCCTGATGCTGTGGATAATTCAATAGAATATAATCCTAAAAGTGTACAACTATATAACAGCATTCGAGAATACGCCGCTGCCGGATACAGCAAAAGAGAAATCGCTAAAATTTTGCATTGTGGCCGTAATACAGTCACCAAGTATCTTAATGGCGACTATGAATCCCTATGCAAAAGAGATTATATGAATATTCTTGTGCGGTGA
- a CDS encoding transposase, giving the protein MDQFYGDIVKELNAGVSRKDVYCHLLKKGYKGKHSAAYDYMNKIIKREHIDVAVYKSSSAEVIQKRKKLQQYDHISRAGIFRFLWMNADLSKAHCIYIMEHYPKIRQLDICIREFRNIYDQKNMVLLYLFIEKYKLSEIQELSRFAAGLEKDIEAVENSVASPLSNGFVEGTNNKLKMVKRTMYGRCSRQLLEAKLMYRPNV; this is encoded by the coding sequence ATGGATCAATTTTATGGTGATATCGTAAAAGAACTGAACGCAGGTGTGAGCAGAAAAGATGTCTATTGTCATCTGCTCAAAAAAGGTTATAAGGGTAAGCATTCGGCTGCTTATGATTATATGAATAAAATCATAAAGCGAGAGCATATTGATGTAGCTGTTTATAAAAGTTCTTCTGCAGAGGTTATTCAAAAACGGAAGAAACTGCAACAATATGACCATATTTCACGAGCAGGCATTTTTCGTTTTCTTTGGATGAACGCTGACTTGAGCAAGGCACATTGCATTTATATTATGGAGCATTATCCTAAAATCCGTCAGTTAGATATATGTATCCGAGAATTTCGAAATATATACGATCAAAAAAATATGGTGCTGCTTTATTTATTCATTGAAAAGTATAAACTATCAGAAATACAGGAATTATCCCGCTTTGCAGCTGGGCTTGAAAAAGATATTGAAGCAGTCGAAAATTCAGTTGCAAGCCCTCTATCTAATGGATTTGTTGAAGGGACAAATAACAAATTAAAAATGGTAAAGCGTACAATGTATGGACGATGCAGCCGTCAGTTATTAGAAGCAAAACTTATGTATCGCCCTAATGTATAA
- the istA gene encoding IS21 family transposase — MTKYREIIRLTGLGFSQRDIMASCGVAQKTVVKVQKRAKELNLSWPLDDAMTDTELQRLMFSKENKVSPNKRIPDYAYIHKELLRNGVSKKLLWTEYMEDCRANGEEPLMYSQFCYHIQQDEQKRRATMHINRKPGEQVEVDWAGASATVIDPDTGEIIKAYIFVGVMTYSQYAYVEAFLDMKQKSWINAHVHMYEYFGGVARILVPDNCKTAVVHNGGFKDQQINETYQEMAEHYGTAIIPARVRAPKDKPNAEGTVGNISTWITAALRDEQFFSLAELNRAIRDKLELFNQRLFQKKEGSRRSLFLGEEKPLLAPLPATRFELSDWKTATVQFNYHISVDGMLYSVPYEYIKKKVDVKVTDTTIEIFYNHNRIASHRRLKGRSGQYSTITEHMPEDHQKYLEWNGDRFRKWAERIGINTYTAVNAILTSKGVEQQTYRSCMGLLKLAEKYSDALLETACKKALSYTASPSYKSIKNILVIGSVKQESEASESKNTQKAHGITRGADYYRR, encoded by the coding sequence ATGACCAAGTACAGAGAAATCATTCGCCTTACCGGCCTAGGATTCTCACAACGCGATATCATGGCTAGCTGTGGTGTCGCACAGAAAACTGTCGTCAAGGTTCAGAAACGTGCCAAAGAATTAAATCTTTCATGGCCGCTTGATGATGCAATGACTGACACAGAGCTTCAAAGGCTCATGTTCTCCAAGGAGAACAAGGTATCACCTAACAAGCGTATACCTGACTACGCTTACATCCACAAGGAACTGCTCCGCAACGGAGTCAGCAAAAAGCTTCTGTGGACAGAATACATGGAGGACTGCCGTGCCAACGGTGAGGAACCGCTCATGTATTCCCAGTTCTGCTATCACATCCAGCAAGATGAGCAGAAACGGCGTGCTACCATGCATATCAACCGCAAACCCGGCGAACAGGTTGAAGTAGACTGGGCAGGAGCTTCTGCAACAGTCATCGACCCGGATACCGGCGAAATTATCAAAGCTTACATATTTGTTGGCGTAATGACCTACAGTCAGTATGCATATGTGGAAGCATTTCTGGATATGAAGCAGAAATCATGGATTAATGCTCATGTCCATATGTACGAATATTTTGGCGGTGTCGCCAGAATCCTCGTACCGGATAACTGTAAAACAGCAGTTGTTCACAATGGTGGATTTAAAGACCAGCAGATCAATGAAACCTATCAGGAAATGGCCGAACACTATGGCACCGCTATTATTCCGGCGCGTGTCAGGGCACCCAAGGACAAGCCGAATGCTGAGGGAACGGTAGGAAACATATCTACCTGGATCACAGCAGCACTTCGGGATGAACAGTTCTTCTCCCTTGCCGAATTAAACCGGGCAATCAGAGATAAGCTAGAACTGTTCAACCAAAGGCTCTTTCAGAAGAAAGAGGGTAGTCGGCGAAGCTTATTTCTTGGGGAAGAAAAACCATTGCTGGCACCATTACCTGCTACCCGTTTTGAACTGAGTGACTGGAAAACAGCCACCGTCCAGTTCAATTATCACATATCTGTAGACGGAATGCTATACTCCGTTCCGTATGAATACATCAAAAAGAAAGTTGATGTGAAGGTAACAGATACCACTATTGAAATTTTCTACAACCATAACCGCATTGCTTCCCATCGGCGTCTGAAAGGGCGCTCTGGGCAATACAGCACAATTACAGAGCATATGCCAGAAGACCACCAGAAATATCTGGAGTGGAACGGTGACCGCTTTCGTAAGTGGGCTGAGCGGATTGGTATAAATACGTACACTGCAGTTAATGCGATATTAACCTCCAAAGGTGTGGAACAACAGACCTATCGGAGCTGCATGGGGCTTCTAAAGCTTGCTGAGAAATACTCAGATGCATTGCTTGAAACTGCCTGTAAAAAGGCATTATCCTATACAGCATCGCCAAGTTACAAGAGTATTAAAAACATCCTTGTAATAGGTTCTGTTAAACAAGAATCAGAAGCATCTGAATCCAAGAACACACAGAAAGCACACGGCATCACAAGAGGTGCCGACTACTATCGGAGGTAA
- the tnpB gene encoding IS66 family insertion sequence element accessory protein TnpB (TnpB, as the term is used for proteins encoded by IS66 family insertion elements, is considered an accessory protein, since TnpC, encoded by a neighboring gene, is a DDE family transposase.) — protein MLGDISGLEKIYIVCGYTDMRKSIDGLCAIIEDQLKMDPTSSALFLFCGRRRDRIKALFHEPDGFVLVYKRLSIRGGYQWPRKQSEVRNLSWREFDWLMSGIDIDQPKALKAE, from the coding sequence ATGTTAGGTGATATCTCCGGCCTCGAAAAAATCTACATTGTCTGCGGCTATACCGATATGCGCAAATCGATCGATGGTCTCTGTGCCATTATCGAAGACCAGCTTAAGATGGATCCGACATCCAGTGCGCTCTTCCTGTTCTGTGGAAGAAGACGGGACAGGATCAAAGCTCTGTTCCATGAACCGGATGGTTTTGTCCTGGTCTATAAACGGTTGTCTATCCGGGGCGGGTATCAATGGCCAAGGAAGCAGTCGGAAGTCCGGAATCTTTCCTGGAGGGAGTTCGACTGGCTAATGTCAGGAATTGATATCGACCAGCCAAAAGCACTCAAAGCAGAGTAA